Proteins found in one Planococcus citri chromosome 2, ihPlaCitr1.1, whole genome shotgun sequence genomic segment:
- the tos gene encoding exonuclease 1 isoform X2 yields MGIQGLIPFLEKASAPSNVSQFAGKTVAVDAYCWLHKGAFSCADRLARGENCDNYVHYCMKFVIMLLSYRIKPILVFDGQKLPAKADTEKKRRENREINRKKAAELLRLDKSKEAQTYLRRCVDITHEMALQLIRACRARNVDCIVAPYEADAQLAFFNVNDIADVIITEDSDLLLFGAKKVLFKMDVQGNGLLVEQEKLHLAMDVRPENFSFDKFRYMCILSGCDYLPSLPGIGLVKARRFINRTADPDIHRAISRMGGHLNMPQLEITKEYRDNFMAADFMFKYQPVFDPFKRCIVPLLEFSDEICQQKFNELLAINGLSEDQICQLAYGNLDPFSLKKLDNWHPGQEISKPIPSVGWNTNANSVAPHPSIWSDNYEPKSWYTPVPKPEPPNAFIVSSSVKIVQNKAPAKTTPKRDPKELDEAVKQLKSLYQTEKPAEEEKRIDGRLSPSPKKTYHNPWKSTSTLPSANKRNTGALSKFISSCKASPTTNSSPSNKVISRYFFSAVSPTNQKHETPDHKESETEALQAMYSAPLSPNQSEPVPDSGSFCERSPLKDQNSDTSLCDNEKSPDLNKSVSRIRKRLNPFAVKGSDKKYCAKFPVSEDQAKKSSQSKFSWSDNMTTNTTYDFATKNNSIAREFKQPRKLLAEESENDENEINDQDDKLTPEQEDEGFCSPSVETPDKSPPPLQKKCRSPGLNKKSMLKQKSIAAMFAYKQPAKLKL; encoded by the exons ATGGGTATACAAGGACTAATTCCATTTCTAGAGAAAGCATCCGCTCCATCGAATGTATCGCAGTTTGCAGGTAAAACCGTAGCTGTAGATGCGTATTGCTGGCTTCACAAAGGAGCTTTCTCATGTGCTGACAGACTTGCTCGAGGAGAAAATTGCGACAA TTACGTTCATTATTGTATGAAATTTGTTATCATGCTGTTATCTTATCGCATCAAACCAATACTGGTATTCGATGGTCAAAAGTTACCCGCAAAGGCTGACACTGAGAAGAAAAGACGAGA AAATCGGGAAATAAATCGTAAAAAAGCCGCAGAATTGTTGAGATTGGACAAAAGCAAAGAAGCTCAAACGTACTTGAGAAGATGCGTCGATATTACTCACGAAATGGCCTTACAACTGATACGAGCTTGTCGAGCTCGTAACGTTGATTGTATCGTTGCTCCTTACGAAGCGGATGCCCAATTGGCTTTTTTTAATGTCAATGACATCGCCGACGTTATCATCACCGAAGATTCGGATTTGCTTTTATTTGGAGCTAAAAAA GTTTTATTTAAAATGGACGTTCAAGGAAACGGATTATTAGTGGAACAAGAGAAGTTGCATTTAGCTATGGATGTGCgaccagaaaatttttctttcgataAGTTCAGATATATGTGTATTTTATCCGGCTGTGATTATCTGCCTTCGCTTCCCGGTATAGGATTAGTTAAAGCACGTCGTTTCATTAATAGAACAGCGGATCCAGACATTCATCGA GCTATTTCAAGAATGGGCGGTCATTTAAATATGCCTCAACTCGAGATTACTAAAGAGTACAGAGATAATTTTATGGCAGCTGACTTTATGTTCAAATATCAACCGGTTTTCGATCCGTTCAAACGATGCATAGTACCATTATTGGAATTTTCGGATGAGATTTGCCAGCAAAAATTCAACGAACTATTGGCCATAAATGGTCTATCGGAAGACCAGATTTGTCAACTCGCTTATGGAAATTTAGATCCTTTCTCGTTGAAGAAACTAGATAATTGGCATCCGGGGCAAGag ATTTCAAAACCAATCCCATCCGTTGGTTGGAATACAAACGCAAACAGTGTCGCACCTCATCCTAGTATTTGGTCGGATAATTACGAGCCCAAGTCGTGGTACACTCCGGTTCCAAAACCTGAACCTCCAAATGCTTTTATCGTATCATCGAGCGTGAAAATCGTACAGAACAAGGCGCCTGCGAAAACTACTCCTAAGCGTGATCCCAAAG AACTCGACGAAGCTGTAAAACAGCTGAAAAGTTTATACCAGACTGAAAAACCGGCCGAAGAAGAAAAACGAATAGATGGTAGATTATCTCCATCGCCGAAGAAAACATATCACAATCCTTGGAAATCCACCTCTACACTTCCGTCGGCCAATAAGCGTAATACAGGCGctttatcaaaattcatttcatcttGCAAAGCTTCACCTACTACAAATTCTTCTCCGTCGAATAAAGTGATCAGCAG ATATTTTTTCTCAGCTGTATCGCCAACTAACCAGAAACACGAAACACCAGACCATAAAGAATCTGAAACAGAAGCCTTACAAGCGATGTATTCAGCGCCATTGTCGCCTAATCAGTCTGAACCGGTGCCAGATTCTGGTTCATTCTGCGAAAGATCTCCCTTGAAAGATCAGAATTCGGATACTTCGTTATGCGATAATGAGAAATCGCCAGATCTCAATAAATCCGTGAGCAGAATTCGAAAAAGACTTAATCCTTTCGCCGTTAAGGGATCCGATAAAAAATACTGTGCCAAGTTTCCTGTATCTGAAGACCAGGCAAAGAAATCGTCTCAAAGCAAATTCTCTTGGTCTGATAATATGACTACGAATACGACTTATGATTTTGCCACCAAAAATAATAGCATTGCTAGAGAGTTCAAACAGCCTCGTAAATTACTGGCGGAAGAATCAGAGAACGACGAAAACGAGATCAACGATCAAGATGATAAACTGACGCCAGAACAG GAAGACGAAGGATTTTGCAGTCCTAGCGTAGAGACACCGGATAAGTCACCGCCTCCGTTGCAGAAGAAATGCAGATCTCCGGGTTTAAATAAGAAATCCATGCTTAAGCAAAAGTCCATCGCGGCTATGTTCGCATACAA ACAACCCGCCAAGCTGAAATTGTGA
- the tos gene encoding exonuclease 1 isoform X1 codes for MGIQGLIPFLEKASAPSNVSQFAGKTVAVDAYCWLHKGAFSCADRLARGENCDNYVHYCMKFVIMLLSYRIKPILVFDGQKLPAKADTEKKRRENREINRKKAAELLRLDKSKEAQTYLRRCVDITHEMALQLIRACRARNVDCIVAPYEADAQLAFFNVNDIADVIITEDSDLLLFGAKKVLFKMDVQGNGLLVEQEKLHLAMDVRPENFSFDKFRYMCILSGCDYLPSLPGIGLVKARRFINRTADPDIHRAISRMGGHLNMPQLEITKEYRDNFMAADFMFKYQPVFDPFKRCIVPLLEFSDEICQQKFNELLAINGLSEDQICQLAYGNLDPFSLKKLDNWHPGQEISKPIPSVGWNTNANSVAPHPSIWSDNYEPKSWYTPVPKPEPPNAFIVSSSVKIVQNKAPAKTTPKRDPKELDEAVKQLKSLYQTEKPAEEEKRIDGRLSPSPKKTYHNPWKSTSTLPSANKRNTGALSKFISSCKASPTTNSSPSNKVISRYFFSAVSPTNQKHETPDHKESETEALQAMYSAPLSPNQSEPVPDSGSFCERSPLKDQNSDTSLCDNEKSPDLNKSVSRIRKRLNPFAVKGSDKKYCAKFPVSEDQAKKSSQSKFSWSDNMTTNTTYDFATKNNSIAREFKQPRKLLAEESENDENEINDQDDKLTPEQEDEGFCSPSVETPDKSPPPLQKKCRSPGLNKKSMLKQKSIAAMFAYKYLYFLFAVIALLIVWLCC; via the exons ATGGGTATACAAGGACTAATTCCATTTCTAGAGAAAGCATCCGCTCCATCGAATGTATCGCAGTTTGCAGGTAAAACCGTAGCTGTAGATGCGTATTGCTGGCTTCACAAAGGAGCTTTCTCATGTGCTGACAGACTTGCTCGAGGAGAAAATTGCGACAA TTACGTTCATTATTGTATGAAATTTGTTATCATGCTGTTATCTTATCGCATCAAACCAATACTGGTATTCGATGGTCAAAAGTTACCCGCAAAGGCTGACACTGAGAAGAAAAGACGAGA AAATCGGGAAATAAATCGTAAAAAAGCCGCAGAATTGTTGAGATTGGACAAAAGCAAAGAAGCTCAAACGTACTTGAGAAGATGCGTCGATATTACTCACGAAATGGCCTTACAACTGATACGAGCTTGTCGAGCTCGTAACGTTGATTGTATCGTTGCTCCTTACGAAGCGGATGCCCAATTGGCTTTTTTTAATGTCAATGACATCGCCGACGTTATCATCACCGAAGATTCGGATTTGCTTTTATTTGGAGCTAAAAAA GTTTTATTTAAAATGGACGTTCAAGGAAACGGATTATTAGTGGAACAAGAGAAGTTGCATTTAGCTATGGATGTGCgaccagaaaatttttctttcgataAGTTCAGATATATGTGTATTTTATCCGGCTGTGATTATCTGCCTTCGCTTCCCGGTATAGGATTAGTTAAAGCACGTCGTTTCATTAATAGAACAGCGGATCCAGACATTCATCGA GCTATTTCAAGAATGGGCGGTCATTTAAATATGCCTCAACTCGAGATTACTAAAGAGTACAGAGATAATTTTATGGCAGCTGACTTTATGTTCAAATATCAACCGGTTTTCGATCCGTTCAAACGATGCATAGTACCATTATTGGAATTTTCGGATGAGATTTGCCAGCAAAAATTCAACGAACTATTGGCCATAAATGGTCTATCGGAAGACCAGATTTGTCAACTCGCTTATGGAAATTTAGATCCTTTCTCGTTGAAGAAACTAGATAATTGGCATCCGGGGCAAGag ATTTCAAAACCAATCCCATCCGTTGGTTGGAATACAAACGCAAACAGTGTCGCACCTCATCCTAGTATTTGGTCGGATAATTACGAGCCCAAGTCGTGGTACACTCCGGTTCCAAAACCTGAACCTCCAAATGCTTTTATCGTATCATCGAGCGTGAAAATCGTACAGAACAAGGCGCCTGCGAAAACTACTCCTAAGCGTGATCCCAAAG AACTCGACGAAGCTGTAAAACAGCTGAAAAGTTTATACCAGACTGAAAAACCGGCCGAAGAAGAAAAACGAATAGATGGTAGATTATCTCCATCGCCGAAGAAAACATATCACAATCCTTGGAAATCCACCTCTACACTTCCGTCGGCCAATAAGCGTAATACAGGCGctttatcaaaattcatttcatcttGCAAAGCTTCACCTACTACAAATTCTTCTCCGTCGAATAAAGTGATCAGCAG ATATTTTTTCTCAGCTGTATCGCCAACTAACCAGAAACACGAAACACCAGACCATAAAGAATCTGAAACAGAAGCCTTACAAGCGATGTATTCAGCGCCATTGTCGCCTAATCAGTCTGAACCGGTGCCAGATTCTGGTTCATTCTGCGAAAGATCTCCCTTGAAAGATCAGAATTCGGATACTTCGTTATGCGATAATGAGAAATCGCCAGATCTCAATAAATCCGTGAGCAGAATTCGAAAAAGACTTAATCCTTTCGCCGTTAAGGGATCCGATAAAAAATACTGTGCCAAGTTTCCTGTATCTGAAGACCAGGCAAAGAAATCGTCTCAAAGCAAATTCTCTTGGTCTGATAATATGACTACGAATACGACTTATGATTTTGCCACCAAAAATAATAGCATTGCTAGAGAGTTCAAACAGCCTCGTAAATTACTGGCGGAAGAATCAGAGAACGACGAAAACGAGATCAACGATCAAGATGATAAACTGACGCCAGAACAG GAAGACGAAGGATTTTGCAGTCCTAGCGTAGAGACACCGGATAAGTCACCGCCTCCGTTGCAGAAGAAATGCAGATCTCCGGGTTTAAATAAGAAATCCATGCTTAAGCAAAAGTCCATCGCGGCTATGTTCGCATACAAGTACTTATACTTTTTGTTCGCCGTTATCGCTTTATTAATCGTTTGGCTTTGCTGTTGA